A genomic window from Punica granatum isolate Tunisia-2019 chromosome 2, ASM765513v2, whole genome shotgun sequence includes:
- the LOC116197112 gene encoding protein SHORTAGE IN CHIASMATA 1 isoform X1 encodes MRSRFLNVDYFISSSTPSSASFFNLPIPHLRPPSDHLSTTQRFLWFGSPQIIDVPLEIDDLRIEAALSKLLADVVPRKIGVRDGSYGPALSSNEAAPENGNGEPLQGETEFLHEDEAATESYRNYELAVLEDPLSKCESGECVVDKGVEFVEIVQFEIPELDMHLEDPHVSEKEYMSIFSEFSPIGNDLDVLNQGVEIPYNHETEESLYCFRDIGLENLVEPKADLVEDDCSVQGPSQFHFPLLEVDEICFGTLACMSMEDELAALLEKIEDQLLPQNEDFSVTYGHTWTLLERALLESPSYDCPSNKCSEADFASVEIFLEIDFISIGDTICPEVNLGSYQRMEDENHIMSFNPVVLEELQILDVGPASSFEVFNSSKFQEQELCDKMSKGELSCKSFDEMIVSHELALVDDMFKPLPIPILSDCKAMKSLYELNEKAIIGLKPQPLSASDEIYLDWLLLEEEKRSSAMCSSFRSMIVAIDIQSIDFDWRTASISEVVLDFLLSDYDSDGLIAEKCGKTAEILISGGSILSGHAPAASNDFEVGQGNPTNQPMLSEENLKRASSVLNSMSSFNDLDFFLNPSKARTKKKNPHPAMSATDKVQSDNSMPACDTVDWHLPQRDFILHQVHLSDDLIAVTENLKSSYLGILESNLELKEVHRSFQEADEYSLLSVSKLVFMGCIKNLVTKNPTLPSGGELVMASATLCAIKQITWYLCFYGIHTAWSYLDKLCEGFDCFATKLRVVQCFLVDTDKKADVVRISSHPSLSAVKEILLSSISENGLKALLVADKVFWSALKMLLTSLGISSCEMNESTQYPIPDKYNHGDFSIENMRLPQVKACLLASPENISADFPFDKFEMILEYGGSCGSSRITTLLPKMSGMPCLHFLKVEVDKSSAAGALCEGVSMAQHTGMGMVGQAQCVKYIEEYIDLSKLEALLNFVPLGDEVGNSEREEFCAVPSVSCEPFSAEARDIQSGITSFPELVIIMNTQCSEKEMIVSRRSTYQKILALEKKGAQVIERDSNLPADIIISPAACLVWYASNNMLKKASGSLEASSMLPCHVENIATNVLSFLSFSFSCCILIFEGETSFLATMMESSDGLYAVAASLGIDLQLFCSDSAELTDEIILSCIDVGTRFIKGLFPKLPESETSAESFLSKFPSINPLTAHAIVSNGGILADFLEWSNESRINAVQKYHVPNESISLFSALCRCGEREDSQSVMTDSSSSVSSAPNSRNCRGNLGSENKRCKYMRNPHNSDVPVDNSLQFEPAKQSIDSGLKFPELSKYNSWEFPDPKGCESSLQDLHGAQKGLDPRVTGYPSRVAISHDFDLPKDAPVWNVDSVHPDLRSNEATISGLDWLSSRNSEVMTEEVRGEGIDLVDPAVFNPVDFSFLVQDMDYDPIKEEDYPFCRGKGRSFPTVAEIESSSYCPGPVKHQSYSSRGEIHEFHNQEQNNERLHLNYQRTHSDADFERTSSRSLPSMTLQGGRSNFRGTPLRNALHSSHLLRSSPWTVEFLNRIREKSKMRQQSLPPETSPCPSIRRNTPNRAKRRSPSILEFFKYQGGSTDRKIPEQKRQKTSSQSLCSFKNEKAMSVAQSCTPADKRARRTLSYAMNEIGSQTRLVWRERNTHNRV; translated from the exons ATGCGATCTCGCTTTCTCAACGTCGACTACTTCATCTCCTCCTCCACGCCTTCTTCCGCATCCTTCTTCAACCTCCCTATTCCTCATCTCCGGCCTCCTTCCGATCATCTCTCCACGACGCAGCGCTTCCTCTGGTTCGGTTCTCCGCAAATCATCGACGTTCCCCTCGAAATCGACGATCTAAGGATCGAGGCAGCTCTTTCCAAGCTTCTCGCAGATGTTGTTCCCCGAAAGATCGGCGTTCGAGACGGAAGTTACGGGCCTGCATTGTCTTCGAACGAAGCAGCTCCTGAAAATGGAAACGGCGAG CCGCTGCAGGGAGAAACAGAGtttcttcatgaagatgaaGCAGCCACGGAAAGCTACAGGAATTACGAACTCGCAGTTTTGGAAGATCCTCTTTCAAAA TGTGAGAGCGGAGAATGTGTTGTTGATAAGGGTGTGGAATTTGTTGAAATAGTTCAATTCGAAATACCGGAGCTGGACATGCATCTG GAAGATCCTCACGTCTCTGAGAAAGAATATATGAGCATTTTCTCAGAATTTTCCCCAATTGGGAATGATCTG gatgtactcaaccaggGTGTTGAAATACCCTATAATCACGAGACTGAAGAATCACTATATTGTTTTCGGGACATCGGGCTCGAGAATCTCGTGGAGCCAAAGGCTGATCTTGTGGAGGATGATTGCTCTGTTCAGGGCCCATCGCAGTTTCACTTTCCTCTTCTGGAAGTGGATGAAATATGTTTTGGAACTTTGGCATGCATGTCAATGGAAGATGAACTTGCAGCTCTCCTTGAAAAAATCGAAGACCAACTTCTGCCGCAAAATGAAGATTTCTCGGTTACATATGGACATACTTGGACTTTGTTGGAGCGTGCCCTGTTAGAATCCCCATCATATGATTGTCCATCAAACAAGTGCAGTGAAGCTGATTTCGCATCTGTGGAAATATTCTTGGAAATTGATTTCATAAGTATCGGTGATACAATCTGCCCTGAAGTAAATTTAGGCTCTTATCAAAGAATGGAAGATGAGAATCATATTATGTCGTTTAATCCAGTTGTTCTGGAGGAATTGCAGATACTTGATGTGGGTCCAGCTTCATCTTTTGAAGTCTTTAACTCAAGCAAATTTCAAGAACAGGAGTTGTGTGATAAAATGTCGAAGGGGGAACTAAGTTGCAAGAGCTTTGATGAAATGATTGTCAGCCATGAGCTAGCTCTGGTAGATGACATGTTCAAGCCATTGCCTATCCCTATTCTGTCCGACTGCAAAGCAATGAAGTCATTGTATGAACTCAATGAGAAAGCAATTATTGGTTTAAAGCCACAACCACTTTCTGCATCCGATGAGATATATCTGGACTGGCTTCTTCTGGAGGAAGAGAAGCGCAGCTCTGCGATGTGTTCTTCCTTTCGGAGCATGATTGTGGCAATAGATATTCAAAGCATTGACTTTGATTGGAGAACTGCTAGCATTTCAGAGGTTGTGCTTGATTTTCTCCTCTCTGATTATGATTCTGATGGGCTCATTGCTGAGAAATGTGGCAAGACAGCGGAAATTCTTATTTCTGGGGGGTCTATTCTTAGTGGGCATGCACCAGCTGCTTCAAATGATTTTGAAGTTGGACAGGGAAATCCCACAAATCAACCAATGCTTTCTGAAGAAAATCTCAAGAGAGCCTCGTCGGTATTAAACTCTATGTCATCATTCAATGATCTTGATTTTTTCTTGAATCCATCAAAAGCTAGAACCAAGAAGAAAAACCCTCATCCAGCAATGAGTGCTACTGACAAGGTCCAATCCGATAACTCAATGCCAGCATGTGATACCGTGGATTGGCACTTGCCACAGAGGGATTTCATACTTCATCAAGTTCACTTGTCTGATGACCTCATTGCAGTCACAGAGAACTTGAAAAGCAGCTACCTCGGTATACTGGAGAGCAATCTAGAACTGAAAGAAGTGCATAGGTCGTTTCAAGAAGCGGATGAGTATAGCTTGCTCAGTGTATCTAAGCTAGTATTTATGGGATGCATTAAGAATCTGGTCACAAAGAATCCTACATTGCCCAGTGGAGGTGAATTGGTAATGGCTTCTGCCACATTATGTGCAATTAAACAGATAACATGGTACTTGTGCTTTTATGGGATCCATACGGCTTGGTCATATTTAGATAAACTATGTGAAGGCTTTGACTGCTTTGCAACCAAATTGAGAGTGGTTCAGTGCTTTCTCGTGGATACTGATAAGAAGGCTGATGTGGTGAGAATCAGCTCACATCCATCACTATCTGCAGTTAAGGAAATTTTACTTTCAAGCATCTCTGAGAATGGTCTAAAAGCATTACTCGTAGCTGATAAGGTGTTCTGGTCAGCATTGAAGATGCTGCTGACATCCCTGGGCATATCGTCTTGTGAAATGAACGAGTCTACTCAATATCCAATACCAGATAAGTACAACCATGGCGATTTCTCAATTGAGAATATGAGGCTTCCCCAGGTTAAAGCTTGCTTGTTGGCATCCCCCGA GAACATATCTGCGGATTTTCCTTTTGACAAGTTCGAGATGATTCTGGAGTATGGAGGATCTTGCGGCTCATCGAGGATAACTACTCTTTTGCCAAAGATGTCTGGCATGCCCTGCCTTCACTTCTTAAAGGTTGAAGTCGACAAATCAAGTGCTGCTGGAGCACTTTGTGAAGGCGTGAGTATGGCACAGCACACAGGCATGGGAATG GTAGGACAAGCTCAATGTGTTAAATACATTGAAGAGTATATAGATCTCTCGAAGTTAGAAGCATTGCTGAATTTTGTACCTCTTGGAGACGAAGTGGGAAACAGCGAAAGAGAAGAATTCTGTGCCGTACCTTCTGTATCCTGCGAGCCATTTTCTGCAGAAGCCAGGGACATTCAGAGTGGCATTACGTCTTTCCCTGAGTTAGTAATTATAATGAACACTCAGTGTTCTGAAAAAGAAATGATAGTGTCCAGAAGAAGTACATACCAAAAGATTCTGGCTCTTGAGAAAAAGGGAGCCCAAGTTATTGAACGGGACTCTAACCTGCCTGCTGATATCATAATAAGTCCTGCAGCTTGCCTCGTGTGGTACGCGAGCAATAATATGTTGAAGAAAGCAAGCGGTTCACTTGAAGCTTCTTCAATGCTACCCTGTCATGTTGAGAATATTGCAACCAACGTTTTGAGTTTCCTGAGTTTCAGTTTCAGCTGCTGCATTCTG ATTTttgagggagaaactagcttCCTTGCGACCATGATGGAATCATCTGATGGACTTTATGCGGTGGCAGCTAGTCTAGGAATTGATTTACAGCTCTTTTGCTCCGATTcagcagaactcactgatgaAATCATTTTGAGCTGCATTGACGTTGGCACCAGGTTCATCAAGGGTCTTTTTCCTAAACTTCCTGAATCTGAGACTTCTGCAGAATCGTTCCTAAGCAAATTTCCTTCCATTAATCCCCTGACAGCTCACGCTATTGTTTCTAATGGAGGCATACTTGCTGATTTTCTTGAATGGTCTAATGAGAGCAGGATAAATGCAGTCCAAAAGTATCATGTTCCCAATGAAAGCATTTCTTTATTCAGTGCCTTATGCCGATGTGGGGAGCGAGAGGATTCTCAGTCTGTAATGACTGATAGCTCTTCTTCAGTGTCTTCGGCTCCCAATTCAAGAAATTGCCGTGGCAATCTTGGTTCAGAAAATAAGAGatgcaagtatatgaggaacCCTCATAATAGTGACGTGCCTGTGGATAATTCCCTGCAATTCGAGCCTGCAAAACAATCTATTGACAGTGGTCTCAAATTTCCTGAGCTTTCCAAGTATAATTCTTGGGAATTCCCTGATCCAAAAGGGTGTGAATCATCTTTACAGGATTTACATGGTGCGCAAAAGGGACTTGATCCTAGGGTGACTGGATATCCTTCTAGAGTTGCTATATCTCATGATTTTGATCTCCCAAAAGATGCTCCTGTCTGGAATGTTGACTCTGTTCATCCTGACCTGAGATCTAATGAAGCTACAATAAGTGGTTTGGATTGGCTTAGTTCTAGGAATTCTGAGGTGATGACAGAGGAAGTTAGAGGTGAAGGCATTGACCTTGTTGATCCTGCAGTTTTCAATCCTGTTGACTTCTCTTTTTTGGTACAAGACATGGATTATGATCCCATCAAGGAAGAGGATTATCCCTTTTGTCGGGGCAAAGGTCGAAGTTTCCCTACAGTTGCTGAGATCGAGTCTAGTTCATACTGCCCTGGTCCTGTGAAACATCAAAGCTATTCTTCAAGAGGAGAGATTCATGAATTCCACAATCAGGAGCAAAACAATGAGAGATTGCATCTGAACTATCAGAGGACACACTCAGATGCAGATTTTGAGAGGACATCTTCTAGAAGCTTGCCAAGTATGACATTGCAAGGGGGAAGATCAAATTTCAGGGGAACACCCCTTAGAAACGCCCTTCATTCATCCCATCTGCTGAGAAGTTCACCATGGACTGTGGAATTTCTGAACAGAATTAGGGAAAAGAGCAAGATGCGTCAGCAGAGCCTTCCACCTGAGACATCCCCTTGTCCCAGCATCAGAAGGAATACACCGAATCGAGCCAAGAGAAGAAGCCCATCCATCCTAGAATTTTTCAAGTACCAAGGAGGCAGCACTGACAGGAAAATACCTGAACAGAAGAGGCAGAAGACATCTTCTCAGTCTCTGTGTTCATTCAAGAATGAGAAAGCAATGTCAGTTGCCCAGTCATGCACACCTGCTGATAAAAGAGCGAGACGG ACGCTTTCTTATGCAATGAACGAAATTGGTAGTCAGACTAGGCTGGTCTGGAGGGAAAGGAACACTCATAATCGAGTGTGA
- the LOC116197112 gene encoding protein SHORTAGE IN CHIASMATA 1 isoform X2, whose protein sequence is MRSRFLNVDYFISSSTPSSASFFNLPIPHLRPPSDHLSTTQRFLWFGSPQIIDVPLEIDDLRIEAALSKLLADVVPRKIGVRDGSYGPALSSNEAAPENGNGEGETEFLHEDEAATESYRNYELAVLEDPLSKCESGECVVDKGVEFVEIVQFEIPELDMHLEDPHVSEKEYMSIFSEFSPIGNDLDVLNQGVEIPYNHETEESLYCFRDIGLENLVEPKADLVEDDCSVQGPSQFHFPLLEVDEICFGTLACMSMEDELAALLEKIEDQLLPQNEDFSVTYGHTWTLLERALLESPSYDCPSNKCSEADFASVEIFLEIDFISIGDTICPEVNLGSYQRMEDENHIMSFNPVVLEELQILDVGPASSFEVFNSSKFQEQELCDKMSKGELSCKSFDEMIVSHELALVDDMFKPLPIPILSDCKAMKSLYELNEKAIIGLKPQPLSASDEIYLDWLLLEEEKRSSAMCSSFRSMIVAIDIQSIDFDWRTASISEVVLDFLLSDYDSDGLIAEKCGKTAEILISGGSILSGHAPAASNDFEVGQGNPTNQPMLSEENLKRASSVLNSMSSFNDLDFFLNPSKARTKKKNPHPAMSATDKVQSDNSMPACDTVDWHLPQRDFILHQVHLSDDLIAVTENLKSSYLGILESNLELKEVHRSFQEADEYSLLSVSKLVFMGCIKNLVTKNPTLPSGGELVMASATLCAIKQITWYLCFYGIHTAWSYLDKLCEGFDCFATKLRVVQCFLVDTDKKADVVRISSHPSLSAVKEILLSSISENGLKALLVADKVFWSALKMLLTSLGISSCEMNESTQYPIPDKYNHGDFSIENMRLPQVKACLLASPENISADFPFDKFEMILEYGGSCGSSRITTLLPKMSGMPCLHFLKVEVDKSSAAGALCEGVSMAQHTGMGMVGQAQCVKYIEEYIDLSKLEALLNFVPLGDEVGNSEREEFCAVPSVSCEPFSAEARDIQSGITSFPELVIIMNTQCSEKEMIVSRRSTYQKILALEKKGAQVIERDSNLPADIIISPAACLVWYASNNMLKKASGSLEASSMLPCHVENIATNVLSFLSFSFSCCILIFEGETSFLATMMESSDGLYAVAASLGIDLQLFCSDSAELTDEIILSCIDVGTRFIKGLFPKLPESETSAESFLSKFPSINPLTAHAIVSNGGILADFLEWSNESRINAVQKYHVPNESISLFSALCRCGEREDSQSVMTDSSSSVSSAPNSRNCRGNLGSENKRCKYMRNPHNSDVPVDNSLQFEPAKQSIDSGLKFPELSKYNSWEFPDPKGCESSLQDLHGAQKGLDPRVTGYPSRVAISHDFDLPKDAPVWNVDSVHPDLRSNEATISGLDWLSSRNSEVMTEEVRGEGIDLVDPAVFNPVDFSFLVQDMDYDPIKEEDYPFCRGKGRSFPTVAEIESSSYCPGPVKHQSYSSRGEIHEFHNQEQNNERLHLNYQRTHSDADFERTSSRSLPSMTLQGGRSNFRGTPLRNALHSSHLLRSSPWTVEFLNRIREKSKMRQQSLPPETSPCPSIRRNTPNRAKRRSPSILEFFKYQGGSTDRKIPEQKRQKTSSQSLCSFKNEKAMSVAQSCTPADKRARRTLSYAMNEIGSQTRLVWRERNTHNRV, encoded by the exons ATGCGATCTCGCTTTCTCAACGTCGACTACTTCATCTCCTCCTCCACGCCTTCTTCCGCATCCTTCTTCAACCTCCCTATTCCTCATCTCCGGCCTCCTTCCGATCATCTCTCCACGACGCAGCGCTTCCTCTGGTTCGGTTCTCCGCAAATCATCGACGTTCCCCTCGAAATCGACGATCTAAGGATCGAGGCAGCTCTTTCCAAGCTTCTCGCAGATGTTGTTCCCCGAAAGATCGGCGTTCGAGACGGAAGTTACGGGCCTGCATTGTCTTCGAACGAAGCAGCTCCTGAAAATGGAAACGGCGAG GGAGAAACAGAGtttcttcatgaagatgaaGCAGCCACGGAAAGCTACAGGAATTACGAACTCGCAGTTTTGGAAGATCCTCTTTCAAAA TGTGAGAGCGGAGAATGTGTTGTTGATAAGGGTGTGGAATTTGTTGAAATAGTTCAATTCGAAATACCGGAGCTGGACATGCATCTG GAAGATCCTCACGTCTCTGAGAAAGAATATATGAGCATTTTCTCAGAATTTTCCCCAATTGGGAATGATCTG gatgtactcaaccaggGTGTTGAAATACCCTATAATCACGAGACTGAAGAATCACTATATTGTTTTCGGGACATCGGGCTCGAGAATCTCGTGGAGCCAAAGGCTGATCTTGTGGAGGATGATTGCTCTGTTCAGGGCCCATCGCAGTTTCACTTTCCTCTTCTGGAAGTGGATGAAATATGTTTTGGAACTTTGGCATGCATGTCAATGGAAGATGAACTTGCAGCTCTCCTTGAAAAAATCGAAGACCAACTTCTGCCGCAAAATGAAGATTTCTCGGTTACATATGGACATACTTGGACTTTGTTGGAGCGTGCCCTGTTAGAATCCCCATCATATGATTGTCCATCAAACAAGTGCAGTGAAGCTGATTTCGCATCTGTGGAAATATTCTTGGAAATTGATTTCATAAGTATCGGTGATACAATCTGCCCTGAAGTAAATTTAGGCTCTTATCAAAGAATGGAAGATGAGAATCATATTATGTCGTTTAATCCAGTTGTTCTGGAGGAATTGCAGATACTTGATGTGGGTCCAGCTTCATCTTTTGAAGTCTTTAACTCAAGCAAATTTCAAGAACAGGAGTTGTGTGATAAAATGTCGAAGGGGGAACTAAGTTGCAAGAGCTTTGATGAAATGATTGTCAGCCATGAGCTAGCTCTGGTAGATGACATGTTCAAGCCATTGCCTATCCCTATTCTGTCCGACTGCAAAGCAATGAAGTCATTGTATGAACTCAATGAGAAAGCAATTATTGGTTTAAAGCCACAACCACTTTCTGCATCCGATGAGATATATCTGGACTGGCTTCTTCTGGAGGAAGAGAAGCGCAGCTCTGCGATGTGTTCTTCCTTTCGGAGCATGATTGTGGCAATAGATATTCAAAGCATTGACTTTGATTGGAGAACTGCTAGCATTTCAGAGGTTGTGCTTGATTTTCTCCTCTCTGATTATGATTCTGATGGGCTCATTGCTGAGAAATGTGGCAAGACAGCGGAAATTCTTATTTCTGGGGGGTCTATTCTTAGTGGGCATGCACCAGCTGCTTCAAATGATTTTGAAGTTGGACAGGGAAATCCCACAAATCAACCAATGCTTTCTGAAGAAAATCTCAAGAGAGCCTCGTCGGTATTAAACTCTATGTCATCATTCAATGATCTTGATTTTTTCTTGAATCCATCAAAAGCTAGAACCAAGAAGAAAAACCCTCATCCAGCAATGAGTGCTACTGACAAGGTCCAATCCGATAACTCAATGCCAGCATGTGATACCGTGGATTGGCACTTGCCACAGAGGGATTTCATACTTCATCAAGTTCACTTGTCTGATGACCTCATTGCAGTCACAGAGAACTTGAAAAGCAGCTACCTCGGTATACTGGAGAGCAATCTAGAACTGAAAGAAGTGCATAGGTCGTTTCAAGAAGCGGATGAGTATAGCTTGCTCAGTGTATCTAAGCTAGTATTTATGGGATGCATTAAGAATCTGGTCACAAAGAATCCTACATTGCCCAGTGGAGGTGAATTGGTAATGGCTTCTGCCACATTATGTGCAATTAAACAGATAACATGGTACTTGTGCTTTTATGGGATCCATACGGCTTGGTCATATTTAGATAAACTATGTGAAGGCTTTGACTGCTTTGCAACCAAATTGAGAGTGGTTCAGTGCTTTCTCGTGGATACTGATAAGAAGGCTGATGTGGTGAGAATCAGCTCACATCCATCACTATCTGCAGTTAAGGAAATTTTACTTTCAAGCATCTCTGAGAATGGTCTAAAAGCATTACTCGTAGCTGATAAGGTGTTCTGGTCAGCATTGAAGATGCTGCTGACATCCCTGGGCATATCGTCTTGTGAAATGAACGAGTCTACTCAATATCCAATACCAGATAAGTACAACCATGGCGATTTCTCAATTGAGAATATGAGGCTTCCCCAGGTTAAAGCTTGCTTGTTGGCATCCCCCGA GAACATATCTGCGGATTTTCCTTTTGACAAGTTCGAGATGATTCTGGAGTATGGAGGATCTTGCGGCTCATCGAGGATAACTACTCTTTTGCCAAAGATGTCTGGCATGCCCTGCCTTCACTTCTTAAAGGTTGAAGTCGACAAATCAAGTGCTGCTGGAGCACTTTGTGAAGGCGTGAGTATGGCACAGCACACAGGCATGGGAATG GTAGGACAAGCTCAATGTGTTAAATACATTGAAGAGTATATAGATCTCTCGAAGTTAGAAGCATTGCTGAATTTTGTACCTCTTGGAGACGAAGTGGGAAACAGCGAAAGAGAAGAATTCTGTGCCGTACCTTCTGTATCCTGCGAGCCATTTTCTGCAGAAGCCAGGGACATTCAGAGTGGCATTACGTCTTTCCCTGAGTTAGTAATTATAATGAACACTCAGTGTTCTGAAAAAGAAATGATAGTGTCCAGAAGAAGTACATACCAAAAGATTCTGGCTCTTGAGAAAAAGGGAGCCCAAGTTATTGAACGGGACTCTAACCTGCCTGCTGATATCATAATAAGTCCTGCAGCTTGCCTCGTGTGGTACGCGAGCAATAATATGTTGAAGAAAGCAAGCGGTTCACTTGAAGCTTCTTCAATGCTACCCTGTCATGTTGAGAATATTGCAACCAACGTTTTGAGTTTCCTGAGTTTCAGTTTCAGCTGCTGCATTCTG ATTTttgagggagaaactagcttCCTTGCGACCATGATGGAATCATCTGATGGACTTTATGCGGTGGCAGCTAGTCTAGGAATTGATTTACAGCTCTTTTGCTCCGATTcagcagaactcactgatgaAATCATTTTGAGCTGCATTGACGTTGGCACCAGGTTCATCAAGGGTCTTTTTCCTAAACTTCCTGAATCTGAGACTTCTGCAGAATCGTTCCTAAGCAAATTTCCTTCCATTAATCCCCTGACAGCTCACGCTATTGTTTCTAATGGAGGCATACTTGCTGATTTTCTTGAATGGTCTAATGAGAGCAGGATAAATGCAGTCCAAAAGTATCATGTTCCCAATGAAAGCATTTCTTTATTCAGTGCCTTATGCCGATGTGGGGAGCGAGAGGATTCTCAGTCTGTAATGACTGATAGCTCTTCTTCAGTGTCTTCGGCTCCCAATTCAAGAAATTGCCGTGGCAATCTTGGTTCAGAAAATAAGAGatgcaagtatatgaggaacCCTCATAATAGTGACGTGCCTGTGGATAATTCCCTGCAATTCGAGCCTGCAAAACAATCTATTGACAGTGGTCTCAAATTTCCTGAGCTTTCCAAGTATAATTCTTGGGAATTCCCTGATCCAAAAGGGTGTGAATCATCTTTACAGGATTTACATGGTGCGCAAAAGGGACTTGATCCTAGGGTGACTGGATATCCTTCTAGAGTTGCTATATCTCATGATTTTGATCTCCCAAAAGATGCTCCTGTCTGGAATGTTGACTCTGTTCATCCTGACCTGAGATCTAATGAAGCTACAATAAGTGGTTTGGATTGGCTTAGTTCTAGGAATTCTGAGGTGATGACAGAGGAAGTTAGAGGTGAAGGCATTGACCTTGTTGATCCTGCAGTTTTCAATCCTGTTGACTTCTCTTTTTTGGTACAAGACATGGATTATGATCCCATCAAGGAAGAGGATTATCCCTTTTGTCGGGGCAAAGGTCGAAGTTTCCCTACAGTTGCTGAGATCGAGTCTAGTTCATACTGCCCTGGTCCTGTGAAACATCAAAGCTATTCTTCAAGAGGAGAGATTCATGAATTCCACAATCAGGAGCAAAACAATGAGAGATTGCATCTGAACTATCAGAGGACACACTCAGATGCAGATTTTGAGAGGACATCTTCTAGAAGCTTGCCAAGTATGACATTGCAAGGGGGAAGATCAAATTTCAGGGGAACACCCCTTAGAAACGCCCTTCATTCATCCCATCTGCTGAGAAGTTCACCATGGACTGTGGAATTTCTGAACAGAATTAGGGAAAAGAGCAAGATGCGTCAGCAGAGCCTTCCACCTGAGACATCCCCTTGTCCCAGCATCAGAAGGAATACACCGAATCGAGCCAAGAGAAGAAGCCCATCCATCCTAGAATTTTTCAAGTACCAAGGAGGCAGCACTGACAGGAAAATACCTGAACAGAAGAGGCAGAAGACATCTTCTCAGTCTCTGTGTTCATTCAAGAATGAGAAAGCAATGTCAGTTGCCCAGTCATGCACACCTGCTGATAAAAGAGCGAGACGG ACGCTTTCTTATGCAATGAACGAAATTGGTAGTCAGACTAGGCTGGTCTGGAGGGAAAGGAACACTCATAATCGAGTGTGA